The Halorhabdus sp. BNX81 genome includes a region encoding these proteins:
- a CDS encoding DUF5821 family protein has product MTIENTIASDIEHVLAETVSSPEDIYVVNPAQETIVALVNTLDALDSPPTVRLLAPERPLKQVMDDFIVASTAADLIDEGTLSLRLLDEQPVNSLLVTDENVVSLVTATDGAAGLRTDDGSFVSSTAEFYADRWETAGEFTLRTPPLSRVRSTLAAEISEEARADFDAVLDSLSTARSDGEGIDEVTISLLVAARNRELLYDISKWGEDVGLASKATFSRTKTQLEDKGLLNTEKVPIDVGRPRLRLLLGDERLQHADATELAGVAIDLLSE; this is encoded by the coding sequence ATGACAATAGAGAATACGATCGCGTCTGACATCGAACACGTCCTCGCAGAGACTGTTTCGTCTCCCGAAGACATCTACGTCGTCAATCCGGCCCAGGAGACGATCGTCGCTCTCGTCAACACGCTGGATGCCCTCGACTCGCCGCCGACAGTTCGACTTCTCGCGCCCGAGCGCCCGCTCAAACAGGTGATGGACGACTTCATCGTGGCAAGTACGGCCGCGGATCTGATCGACGAGGGGACGCTGTCGCTACGGCTGCTCGACGAACAGCCGGTCAACTCGTTGCTCGTGACGGACGAAAACGTCGTCTCGCTCGTGACAGCGACCGACGGGGCGGCCGGACTCCGGACCGACGACGGGTCGTTCGTCTCCTCGACCGCTGAATTCTACGCTGACCGCTGGGAGACAGCCGGCGAGTTCACGCTTCGGACGCCGCCGCTGTCGCGCGTTCGATCCACGCTCGCCGCGGAGATCAGCGAGGAAGCCCGCGCGGATTTCGACGCCGTCCTCGACTCGCTGTCGACCGCCCGTAGCGACGGCGAGGGAATCGACGAGGTGACGATCAGTCTGCTCGTGGCCGCCCGGAACCGCGAGTTGCTCTATGACATCAGCAAGTGGGGCGAGGACGTCGGCCTCGCGAGCAAGGCGACGTTCTCCCGGACGAAGACCCAACTCGAAGACAAGGGACTGCTCAACACCGAGAAGGTCCCGATCGACGTCGGCCGCCCCCGACTCCGCCTGCTGCTCGGCGACGAACGACTCCAGCACGCTGACGCGACGGAACTTGCCGGCGTTGCCATTGACCTGCTTTCGGAGTAG
- a CDS encoding A/G-specific adenine glycosylase, which yields MSEAAVNLPADRDSIQRALIEWYEADHREYPWRETDDPYAILVSEVMSQQTQLDRVVDAWADFLDRWPTAADLAAADRADVVAFWSGHSLGYNNRAKYLHEAASQVVEDYNGEFPDTPDELSELMGVGPYTANAVASFAFNNGDAVVDTNVKRVLYRAFSIPDDDAVFEDAASTLMPGGESRVWNNAIMELGGVACEKTPRCDEAGCPWREWCDAYASGDFTAPDVPTQPSFEGSRRQMRGRVIAALKEHDDLAIDDLGPKVRVDYAPEGEYGREWLRDLLEDLTDDGLVETSQKSGETVARLRR from the coding sequence ATGAGTGAGGCCGCCGTGAATCTGCCTGCCGACAGAGATTCGATCCAGCGTGCGCTAATCGAGTGGTACGAGGCCGACCACCGCGAGTACCCCTGGCGCGAGACCGACGACCCGTACGCGATCCTCGTCTCGGAGGTCATGAGCCAGCAGACCCAGCTCGACCGCGTCGTCGACGCCTGGGCGGACTTCCTCGATCGCTGGCCGACGGCCGCGGACCTGGCGGCCGCCGACCGAGCCGACGTCGTCGCATTCTGGTCGGGACACAGCCTCGGGTACAACAACCGGGCGAAGTACCTCCACGAGGCGGCAAGCCAGGTCGTCGAGGACTATAACGGCGAGTTTCCGGACACTCCCGACGAACTGTCCGAACTCATGGGCGTCGGTCCCTACACCGCCAACGCGGTCGCGAGCTTCGCGTTCAACAACGGCGACGCCGTCGTCGATACCAACGTCAAGCGCGTGCTGTATCGTGCCTTCTCGATCCCCGACGATGACGCAGTGTTTGAGGACGCCGCGAGCACGCTCATGCCCGGCGGGGAGTCCCGGGTCTGGAACAACGCGATCATGGAACTGGGCGGCGTGGCCTGTGAGAAGACGCCGCGCTGTGACGAGGCGGGCTGTCCCTGGCGGGAGTGGTGTGACGCCTACGCGAGCGGCGACTTCACCGCGCCGGATGTCCCGACTCAGCCGAGTTTCGAAGGGAGTCGGCGACAGATGCGGGGGCGGGTGATCGCCGCGTTAAAGGAACACGATGACCTCGCGATCGATGACCTCGGGCCGAAAGTGCGGGTCGATTACGCGCCGGAGGGCGAGTACGGCCGCGAGTGGCTTCGAGATCTCCTCGAAGATCTGACTGACGATGGACTCGTCGAGACGAGTCAAAAAAGTGGCGAGACCGTGGCCCGTCTACGGCGATGA
- a CDS encoding NAD(P)H-dependent oxidoreductase, protein MSETHVVGICGSLRDGSYTRKSLRIALEAAENAGASTELLDLREWELPVLDADADDAGEADAFRDRVRAADAVLLGTPVYHGSFSAPLKNALDYCGFDEFEHTTIGLLAVAGGRFPITALEHLRTVGRSLDAWVIPHQVAIPRASSAYEDGDLVDEELREWIEVLGREAVEYAHIEPDPASFESGENVGADD, encoded by the coding sequence ATGAGCGAGACGCACGTCGTCGGGATCTGCGGCAGTCTGAGAGACGGCAGTTATACCCGAAAATCACTCCGAATCGCGCTCGAAGCGGCCGAAAACGCCGGCGCAAGCACGGAACTGCTCGACCTCCGGGAGTGGGAGTTGCCGGTGCTCGACGCTGACGCGGACGACGCGGGCGAGGCCGACGCGTTTCGCGATCGGGTGCGGGCAGCGGACGCGGTACTCCTGGGGACGCCGGTCTATCATGGCTCGTTCAGCGCGCCGCTGAAGAACGCCCTGGATTACTGTGGGTTCGACGAGTTCGAGCACACGACCATCGGCCTACTCGCCGTCGCCGGCGGGCGCTTCCCGATCACCGCCCTCGAACATCTCCGGACGGTCGGGCGCTCGCTGGACGCCTGGGTCATCCCACACCAGGTCGCGATCCCGCGCGCGTCGAGTGCCTACGAGGATGGTGACCTCGTCGACGAGGAACTCCGGGAGTGGATCGAAGTGCTTGGCCGTGAGGCCGTCGAGTACGCCCACATCGAGCCGGATCCCGCGTCCTTCGAGAGCGGCGAGAACGTTGGTGCCGACGATTAA
- a CDS encoding helix-turn-helix domain-containing protein, producing MPAAIDDATRADIVFRAARGATRSEIAEALDLSRTTVRKYLERTDSVVENSDQPRETLCAIIRNEYDWDRGDGEMGLDIDGVDFMSM from the coding sequence ATGCCGGCGGCCATCGACGACGCGACGCGCGCCGATATCGTCTTCCGGGCAGCCCGCGGTGCCACCCGATCGGAGATCGCCGAGGCGCTCGACCTCTCCCGGACTACAGTACGAAAATATCTGGAGCGGACCGACTCTGTGGTCGAAAACAGTGATCAACCCCGCGAGACGCTCTGTGCGATCATCCGCAACGAGTACGACTGGGATCGCGGGGACGGCGAGATGGGCCTCGACATCGACGGCGTCGACTTCATGTCGATGTAG
- a CDS encoding PadR family transcriptional regulator → MYDLTGFQRDLLYVIAGEEEPHGLAIKDELEDYYEKEIHHGRLYPNLDTLVDKGLVEKGQRDRRTNYYSLTRRGRREIEARSDWEDQYIDL, encoded by the coding sequence ATGTACGACCTGACAGGATTTCAGCGTGACCTCCTATATGTCATCGCGGGGGAGGAGGAACCGCACGGGCTGGCGATCAAGGATGAGCTTGAAGACTACTACGAGAAGGAGATCCATCACGGCCGTCTCTATCCCAATCTCGACACGCTTGTTGACAAGGGACTTGTCGAAAAGGGCCAGCGCGATCGGCGGACGAACTACTACAGTCTAACACGTCGAGGGCGGCGTGAGATCGAAGCACGAAGCGACTGGGAAGACCAATACATCGACCTGTAA
- the glyA gene encoding serine hydroxymethyltransferase encodes MDDDSVRETDPAVADALAGERDRQEDTLAMIASENHVSEAVLEAQGSTLTNIYAEGYPGKRYYAGCEYADDVEELAIDRAEELWGADHVNVQPHSGSQANMGVYLAVLDPGDKILSLDLTHGGHLSHGHPANFAGQVYEVEQYEVDAETGYLDYDGLAEIADEFDPDMIVSGYSAYPREVEWERIQDVADTVDAYHLADIAHITGLVAAGVHASPVGVADFVTGSTHKTIRAGRGGVIMCDDEYADDIDSAVFPGMQGGPLMHNIAGKAVGFGEALDPEFEEYAEQTVANAKALANRLQEHGLELVSGGTDNHLVLIDLRPSHPDTPGKDVEEALEDAGIVLNANTVPGETRSAFNPSGIRAGTPGLTTRGFDEDACREVADLIYEVVDAPGDEGVIAEVSERVDELTDEYPLYA; translated from the coding sequence ATGGACGACGACAGCGTCCGTGAGACGGATCCGGCCGTCGCCGACGCGCTGGCCGGCGAACGCGACAGACAGGAAGACACGCTCGCGATGATCGCAAGCGAGAACCACGTCAGCGAGGCGGTCCTCGAGGCCCAGGGGTCGACGCTGACGAACATCTACGCCGAAGGGTATCCGGGCAAACGCTACTACGCCGGCTGTGAGTACGCAGACGACGTCGAGGAACTCGCAATCGATCGCGCCGAGGAGTTGTGGGGAGCCGACCACGTCAACGTCCAGCCACACTCGGGCAGCCAGGCCAACATGGGCGTCTACCTGGCCGTCCTCGATCCCGGCGACAAGATCCTCTCGCTGGATCTGACCCACGGCGGCCATCTCTCTCATGGCCACCCGGCGAACTTCGCCGGCCAGGTCTACGAGGTCGAACAGTACGAGGTCGACGCCGAGACGGGCTATCTCGACTACGACGGCCTCGCCGAGATCGCCGACGAGTTCGACCCGGACATGATCGTCTCGGGGTACTCCGCGTACCCCCGCGAGGTCGAGTGGGAACGAATTCAGGACGTCGCCGACACAGTCGACGCCTATCACCTGGCCGATATCGCCCACATTACGGGCCTCGTCGCGGCGGGCGTCCACGCCTCGCCGGTCGGTGTCGCCGACTTCGTGACCGGGTCGACCCACAAGACGATCCGGGCCGGCCGCGGCGGCGTCATCATGTGCGACGACGAATACGCCGACGACATTGACTCGGCCGTCTTCCCCGGTATGCAGGGCGGCCCATTGATGCACAACATCGCTGGGAAGGCCGTCGGCTTCGGCGAGGCACTCGACCCCGAGTTCGAGGAATACGCCGAACAGACCGTCGCCAATGCGAAGGCGCTCGCCAACCGCCTGCAGGAACACGGCCTCGAACTCGTCTCCGGCGGAACCGACAACCACCTCGTCCTGATCGACCTCCGGCCCTCGCACCCGGACACGCCGGGCAAGGACGTGGAGGAAGCACTCGAGGACGCCGGAATCGTGCTCAACGCCAACACCGTCCCCGGCGAGACGCGCTCGGCGTTCAACCCGTCGGGTATCCGTGCCGGGACGCCCGGTCTGACGACCCGTGGTTTCGACGAGGACGCCTGCCGCGAGGTCGCCGACCTGATCTACGAGGTGGTCGACGCACCCGGCGACGAGGGCGTCATCGCCGAGGTTTCCGAACGCGTCGACGAACTTACCGACGAGTACCCGCTGTACGCCTGA
- a CDS encoding branched-chain amino acid transaminase, producing the protein MADGTGPTGFEAKRETNDALDTIWMDGEFRPWEEATIHVLAHALHYGTSVFEGVRCYETADGPALFRWDAHLDRLYDSAAVYDLDIGFDPEELTAATIELIKRQQLDSGYVRPIVFYGYDRLGVSPTTPTRVPERVAIAAWPWESYLGESALEDGIDAGVSSWRKYGHDAIPPTAKTTGAYVNGVLATDEAARNGYDEAIVLNGEGNVAEGPGENLFLVDDGEVYTPGLAEAALNGVTRRSVIELARQAGYTVHDDARIGRGELYTADELFFTGTAAEVTPIRSVDGVEIGGGSKGPVTDDLQTRFFDLVSGPIADHEGWFTRVR; encoded by the coding sequence ATGGCAGACGGGACAGGTCCGACTGGCTTCGAGGCAAAACGCGAGACGAACGACGCCCTTGACACCATCTGGATGGACGGGGAGTTCCGACCCTGGGAAGAGGCGACGATCCACGTCCTCGCACACGCGCTGCACTACGGGACGAGCGTCTTCGAAGGAGTCCGCTGTTACGAGACAGCCGACGGGCCGGCGCTGTTCCGGTGGGACGCCCACCTGGATCGCCTCTATGATTCGGCCGCCGTCTACGATCTGGATATCGGGTTCGACCCCGAGGAGTTGACAGCGGCGACAATTGAGCTGATCAAACGCCAGCAGCTCGATTCGGGTTACGTCCGGCCGATCGTCTTCTACGGCTACGACCGGCTGGGCGTGAGTCCGACGACGCCGACGAGGGTCCCCGAGCGGGTCGCGATTGCCGCCTGGCCGTGGGAATCATACCTGGGAGAGTCGGCCCTCGAGGACGGGATCGACGCCGGCGTCTCCTCGTGGCGAAAGTACGGCCACGACGCGATCCCGCCGACGGCGAAGACCACCGGCGCGTACGTCAACGGCGTGCTCGCGACCGACGAAGCGGCGCGCAACGGCTACGACGAGGCGATCGTCCTCAACGGCGAGGGCAACGTCGCCGAGGGCCCCGGCGAGAACCTCTTTCTCGTCGACGACGGCGAGGTCTACACCCCCGGACTCGCCGAGGCCGCGCTCAATGGAGTTACCCGGCGGAGCGTCATCGAACTCGCTCGCCAAGCGGGATACACCGTCCACGACGACGCCCGGATCGGCCGCGGCGAACTCTATACGGCGGACGAACTGTTCTTCACCGGGACGGCGGCCGAAGTGACGCCGATCCGGTCGGTCGACGGCGTCGAGATCGGCGGGGGATCGAAGGGGCCGGTGACCGACGACCTGCAAACCCGCTTTTTCGATCTCGTGTCGGGACCGATCGCCGATCACGAGGGGTGGTTCACGCGCGTGCGCTGA
- a CDS encoding YIP1 family protein: MTQWVDPAGHGRERGPVGLFRAWIGILTTPRKFFRQAVAPGDQAPGLVFLAVVVAIEESVRYVLVPGAAPVVGNRPVATAVLAVLVTVVLIAPTGLHLLAAIQTVLLWPVAADRAGISETVQVLAYATAPCVVAGVPWPPLQVVAAGYGSLLLILGLSTVHDVSYVEGTLTGVIPVVLLYGVAFGGFDALSAVV; the protein is encoded by the coding sequence GTGACGCAGTGGGTCGATCCGGCAGGGCACGGTCGCGAACGCGGACCGGTCGGGTTGTTCCGGGCGTGGATCGGGATACTGACCACGCCGCGCAAGTTCTTCCGGCAGGCTGTCGCGCCGGGCGATCAGGCACCGGGGCTGGTGTTTCTGGCCGTCGTCGTTGCGATCGAGGAGAGCGTGCGGTACGTGCTGGTCCCGGGTGCGGCGCCAGTCGTGGGAAACCGTCCGGTGGCGACGGCTGTGCTGGCTGTCCTGGTGACAGTCGTCCTGATCGCGCCGACTGGACTCCACCTGCTGGCGGCGATCCAGACCGTCCTGCTGTGGCCGGTGGCGGCGGATCGCGCGGGCATCAGCGAGACCGTTCAGGTACTCGCGTACGCCACTGCCCCCTGTGTGGTAGCTGGGGTGCCGTGGCCCCCTCTTCAGGTAGTAGCTGCCGGGTACGGCTCCCTGCTGTTGATCCTCGGCCTGTCGACAGTACACGATGTCAGTTACGTGGAAGGGACACTCACGGGCGTGATCCCCGTGGTGCTGCTGTATGGCGTCGCCTTCGGTGGGTTCGATGCGCTGAGCGCCGTCGTCTGA
- a CDS encoding bifunctional methylenetetrahydrofolate dehydrogenase/methenyltetrahydrofolate cyclohydrolase has product MANSIDGNRVAQSIRDDLGDAIGKLESEGVTPTLATVLMSDDPASETYVSMKQDDCAEVGIEAIDVEIDPEAPAEELFDEIDRLNADETVNGILVQMPVPDHVDKQSVLRRIDPEKDVDGFHPENVGRLVAGDARYKPCTPHGIQMLLDDAGVDPEGKDAVIVGRSDIVGKPMANLLLQKADGGNATVTVCHSRTDDLAAKTREADIVVAAAGVPEMIDGDMLTEGVTVIDVGINRVDADTEKGYELVGDVDFDSAAGKASAITPVPGGVGPMTRAMLLYNTVKAAGLQHNVDVTLP; this is encoded by the coding sequence ATGGCAAACAGCATCGACGGGAACAGAGTGGCACAGTCGATCCGCGACGACCTCGGCGACGCGATCGGCAAACTCGAGAGCGAAGGCGTGACGCCGACGCTGGCAACGGTATTGATGAGCGACGATCCGGCCAGCGAGACGTACGTCTCGATGAAGCAGGACGACTGCGCCGAGGTCGGCATCGAGGCGATCGACGTCGAGATCGATCCCGAGGCACCCGCCGAGGAACTGTTCGACGAGATCGATCGACTCAACGCCGACGAGACCGTCAACGGCATCCTCGTCCAGATGCCGGTCCCCGATCACGTCGACAAGCAGTCCGTTCTCCGTCGAATCGACCCCGAGAAAGACGTCGACGGGTTCCACCCCGAGAACGTCGGTCGACTGGTCGCGGGCGACGCCCGATACAAACCCTGTACGCCTCACGGTATCCAGATGCTGCTTGATGATGCCGGCGTCGATCCCGAGGGCAAGGACGCGGTAATCGTCGGCCGGTCGGACATCGTCGGCAAGCCGATGGCGAATCTCCTCCTTCAGAAAGCGGACGGCGGCAACGCGACCGTGACCGTTTGTCATTCCAGGACCGATGACCTCGCGGCGAAAACCCGCGAGGCGGACATCGTCGTTGCGGCCGCGGGCGTCCCGGAAATGATCGACGGCGACATGCTCACCGAAGGCGTGACGGTCATCGACGTTGGGATCAACCGTGTCGATGCGGACACCGAGAAGGGCTACGAACTGGTCGGCGACGTCGATTTCGACAGCGCAGCGGGGAAAGCAAGCGCGATCACGCCGGTCCCCGGCGGTGTCGGGCCGATGACGCGGGCGATGTTGTTGTATAACACTGTCAAAGCCGCTGGCCTCCAGCACAACGTCGACGTGACGCTTCCCTGA
- a CDS encoding TFIIB-type zinc ribbon-containing protein: MRIRGERECQNCGRRWTYYETGSVECPDCGSLRSVGVDERTRHTASPVSLDLRHARAAVDSEPIGTVATRAAESASEFVRLHGFIDAGKLQPLSEQFVATMELKHVGRAIARSMDVTEAAQHHLLALLDGAQSGTRPDPSSVPDSLIPHRGLAAAATVEDYRRDLRQYLEDEPDDQARTVLGSVEDHRARVAALDGDIPPERAEALIEAARAVGAYLIEDDPDALDRARDRLTELDPER; encoded by the coding sequence ATGCGGATTCGTGGCGAACGCGAGTGTCAAAACTGTGGTCGTCGGTGGACGTACTACGAGACGGGCAGTGTCGAGTGTCCCGACTGTGGCAGCCTACGCAGCGTCGGCGTCGACGAGCGGACGCGCCACACTGCCAGTCCAGTCTCACTTGACCTGAGACACGCTCGTGCGGCGGTCGATTCTGAGCCGATCGGGACGGTCGCGACCCGCGCCGCCGAGAGCGCATCCGAGTTCGTCCGCCTTCATGGATTCATCGACGCAGGGAAACTCCAGCCCCTTTCGGAGCAGTTCGTCGCGACGATGGAACTCAAACACGTCGGCCGGGCCATCGCCCGATCGATGGACGTTACCGAGGCCGCGCAGCATCACTTGCTCGCACTGCTGGACGGGGCACAATCGGGAACGCGACCGGACCCGTCGTCGGTGCCCGACTCGCTGATTCCTCATCGGGGGCTCGCTGCCGCCGCGACGGTCGAGGACTATCGGCGAGACCTCCGTCAGTATCTCGAAGACGAACCCGACGACCAGGCCCGAACCGTCCTCGGCAGCGTTGAAGATCACCGGGCACGGGTGGCTGCTCTCGACGGGGATATCCCACCTGAGCGGGCTGAAGCGCTGATCGAGGCCGCCCGGGCAGTCGGTGCCTACCTGATCGAGGATGATCCGGACGCGCTCGACCGCGCCCGTGACCGGCTTACGGAACTCGATCCGGAGCGATAG
- a CDS encoding ABC transporter ATP-binding protein — MSTDDHVDIEYIERYRDAVEHPLWQLFQRYGHGSRRWFLVGILASIGSRFASLVPPVLLGVALDAIFRSEPFALPLIPGTVLPNETMDQFWFVIALMAVFMIGQAVLNFVRASSLNLFSHRVKHEVRTATYQRMQRLDMDFFNEVQTGELMSILSNDTNRLERFLDNMFGESIQLGVLIVGISLILFWFNGQLAVVTLAVIPLAAVFTYWFMQLAEERYTEVRQSVGDLNSRLENNLNGIEVIKSANTEDHEDERVREHSYKYFRLDWLALRLNFIYRPGLQALTSISFVATFIVGGVWILEGPPGPLTGDLSEGTLVIFLLLTQRLVEPLAQMSTIIDRYEDARASTKRILGIMNLPVDIQDAEDATELEDVEGHVQFDDVTFGYETQTVLEDIDVDVEPGETVGLVGPTGAGKTTFVKLLLRLYDVDEGAVRVDGHDVRDVTLSSLRESIGYVGQENFLFDGSVAENIKYGAFDADREEVVEAAKRAQAHEFVTNMPEGYDTEVGERGVKLSGGQRQRVAIARTLLQGPAITVFDEATSAVDTETELLIQQSIDDVSADRTTFVIAHRLSTVRDADTILVVEDGRIVERGTHDDLIDADGLYANLWRVQAGEIGALPEEFLEEASQRIAQQGLEGE; from the coding sequence ATGAGCACAGACGATCACGTGGACATCGAGTACATCGAACGATATCGTGACGCGGTCGAACACCCGCTGTGGCAGCTGTTCCAGCGTTACGGCCACGGGAGTCGCCGATGGTTCCTTGTCGGAATCCTGGCGTCGATCGGCTCCCGGTTCGCCTCCCTCGTCCCACCTGTCCTTCTCGGCGTAGCGCTCGATGCTATCTTCCGAAGCGAACCCTTCGCGCTGCCCCTGATTCCGGGGACGGTGCTCCCGAACGAGACGATGGATCAGTTCTGGTTCGTGATCGCCCTCATGGCCGTGTTTATGATCGGCCAGGCCGTCCTCAACTTCGTCCGGGCGTCGTCGCTGAACCTCTTCTCCCATCGCGTCAAGCATGAGGTCCGGACCGCGACCTACCAGCGGATGCAGCGCCTGGATATGGACTTTTTCAACGAGGTCCAGACTGGCGAACTCATGTCGATCCTCTCGAACGACACCAACCGACTGGAGCGCTTTCTCGACAACATGTTCGGGGAGTCGATCCAGCTTGGCGTCCTCATCGTCGGCATCTCGCTCATTCTGTTCTGGTTCAACGGCCAACTCGCCGTGGTCACGCTCGCGGTCATCCCGCTTGCGGCCGTGTTTACCTACTGGTTCATGCAACTGGCCGAGGAACGCTACACCGAGGTTCGCCAGTCCGTCGGCGACCTCAACAGCCGCCTGGAGAACAATCTCAACGGCATCGAGGTCATCAAGTCCGCCAACACCGAGGATCACGAGGACGAACGCGTCCGCGAGCACTCCTACAAATACTTCCGGCTCGACTGGCTCGCACTGCGGTTGAACTTCATCTACCGGCCCGGCCTCCAGGCGCTGACCTCCATCTCGTTCGTCGCGACGTTTATCGTCGGCGGGGTCTGGATCCTCGAGGGGCCACCCGGCCCGCTGACCGGCGATCTCTCGGAGGGGACCCTCGTGATCTTCCTCCTGCTCACCCAGCGCCTGGTCGAGCCCCTCGCCCAGATGAGCACCATCATCGACCGCTACGAGGACGCCCGCGCCTCGACCAAGCGGATTCTGGGGATCATGAACCTCCCCGTCGACATCCAGGACGCCGAGGACGCGACGGAACTCGAGGACGTCGAGGGTCACGTCCAGTTCGACGACGTGACCTTCGGCTACGAGACCCAGACTGTCCTCGAGGACATCGACGTCGACGTCGAACCGGGCGAGACCGTCGGCCTCGTCGGGCCGACGGGCGCGGGCAAGACCACCTTCGTCAAACTCCTCCTGCGGCTGTACGACGTCGACGAGGGCGCGGTGCGGGTCGACGGCCACGATGTCCGGGATGTGACACTGTCGAGCCTCCGGGAATCCATTGGCTACGTCGGCCAGGAGAACTTCTTATTCGACGGTAGCGTCGCCGAAAACATCAAGTACGGCGCGTTCGACGCCGACCGCGAGGAGGTCGTCGAGGCCGCAAAGCGCGCTCAGGCCCACGAGTTCGTCACCAACATGCCCGAAGGCTACGACACCGAGGTCGGCGAGCGCGGCGTCAAGCTCTCGGGCGGCCAGCGCCAGCGCGTCGCCATCGCCCGGACCCTGCTCCAGGGGCCGGCGATCACGGTCTTCGACGAGGCGACCTCCGCCGTCGACACCGAGACGGAACTGCTGATCCAGCAGTCCATCGACGACGTCTCGGCCGACCGGACGACGTTCGTCATCGCCCACCGCCTTTCGACGGTTCGGGACGCCGATACGATCCTCGTCGTCGAGGACGGCCGGATCGTCGAGCGCGGTACCCACGACGACCTGATCGACGCGGACGGCCTCTACGCCAACCTCTGGCGGGTGCAGGCGGGCGAGATCGGCGCGCTGCCGGAGGAGTTCCTCGAGGAGGCAAGCCAGCGCATCGCTCAGCAGGGGTTGGAGGGCGAGTGA